A genomic stretch from Chitinophaga agri includes:
- a CDS encoding cation:proton antiporter produces the protein MIHLPPLIADLALILIAAAITTLIFKKLKQPLVLGYIVAGLLVGQHVSLVPTVSDEENIKIWSEIGVIFLLFSLGLEFSFKKLIKVGGSSSITAIVEVVFMLSLGYFVGQLMGWSSMDSIFLGGILSISSTTIIIRAFEELGIKGQQFAGLVFGILVVEDLVAIVLLVLLSTLAVSQQFAGGEMLNSVIKLVFFLIAWFVTGIFFIPTLLRKTKKLMNEETLLVTAIGLCLLMVVLATQAGFSPALGAFIMGSILAETTQAEKIEHLIKPVKELFGAVFFISVGMLIDPAMLVKYAVPVAIITLVTLAGKTISTCIGALLSGQPLKTSVQAGMSLAQIGEFSFIIAQLGLSLKVTSDFLYPVAVAVSAVTTFTTPYMIRLSAPFYEKIAALLPHRWKTSLNRYSAAAQTISVVSDWKQLLRNYFVNMTIYAVVILAITLLSYYYLVPLVNIKINGYNWGRVVSAIITLALLMPFLWALAFRNISSKASASIWEQKKYRGPLLLVRLSRIVLAVFLIGFFMDRFFSYSIALLVTAGIIALVFVLRHKVQTFYNTIEERFFSNFNAREAKVGNINKYVLAPWDAHLAVAEIHPLSPVAGKTLLELALRENFGVNIALINRSGQKIYAPDKYERLFPGDVITGIGTDEQLEKFNSFLEPLSVDADSQPQDTDPIALRQFLIGRKSRLSNKTIRELGIRERTRGIVLGVERQGRRILNPESGMHLLEGDIVWVAGSGKKINAFIKEQQGAN, from the coding sequence ATGATACATCTACCACCTTTGATTGCCGACCTGGCTTTGATCTTAATTGCGGCTGCTATCACTACACTGATCTTCAAAAAACTGAAGCAGCCGCTAGTGCTTGGATATATTGTGGCCGGACTCCTGGTAGGACAACATGTATCCCTGGTACCGACCGTATCTGATGAAGAAAACATCAAGATTTGGTCAGAGATCGGTGTAATATTTCTCCTTTTTAGTCTCGGACTGGAATTTAGTTTTAAAAAACTGATCAAGGTCGGAGGCTCCTCTTCCATTACCGCCATTGTAGAAGTGGTGTTTATGTTGTCGCTGGGGTACTTCGTCGGACAACTAATGGGATGGTCCAGTATGGACAGCATCTTCCTCGGAGGCATCCTCTCTATTTCTTCAACAACTATCATCATACGCGCTTTTGAAGAACTGGGTATTAAAGGCCAGCAATTTGCCGGATTGGTATTCGGTATACTGGTCGTGGAAGACCTGGTAGCGATCGTACTGCTCGTATTATTGTCTACACTCGCTGTCAGTCAGCAGTTTGCCGGCGGAGAAATGCTCAACTCTGTCATCAAACTTGTCTTCTTTCTGATTGCCTGGTTTGTAACAGGTATCTTCTTCATTCCCACACTGCTTCGTAAGACCAAAAAGCTGATGAATGAAGAAACCCTGCTGGTCACTGCCATAGGTCTTTGTCTGCTGATGGTGGTACTGGCTACACAGGCCGGATTCTCTCCCGCACTCGGTGCTTTTATCATGGGTTCCATTTTGGCGGAGACTACACAGGCAGAAAAGATCGAACACCTCATTAAACCGGTAAAAGAGCTCTTTGGTGCCGTTTTCTTCATCTCAGTAGGCATGTTGATCGATCCTGCTATGCTGGTGAAATATGCGGTTCCGGTGGCCATCATTACATTGGTGACTTTAGCTGGCAAAACCATCAGTACCTGTATAGGTGCATTGCTTTCCGGGCAGCCGTTAAAGACTTCTGTGCAGGCCGGTATGAGTCTGGCCCAGATAGGGGAGTTTTCTTTTATCATTGCGCAGCTGGGATTATCCTTAAAAGTAACGAGCGACTTCCTCTATCCGGTAGCAGTTGCGGTATCGGCTGTGACAACATTCACCACGCCTTACATGATACGCCTGTCTGCCCCCTTTTATGAGAAGATCGCCGCTTTGTTACCACATCGCTGGAAGACCTCTCTGAACCGTTATAGTGCAGCGGCACAAACCATCTCTGTAGTAAGCGACTGGAAACAATTGCTGCGTAATTATTTTGTCAATATGACCATCTATGCGGTCGTGATACTCGCTATCACCTTATTGTCATATTACTATCTGGTGCCACTGGTGAACATTAAGATCAACGGATATAACTGGGGCCGTGTGGTCAGCGCCATTATTACACTTGCACTGCTGATGCCTTTCCTGTGGGCGCTGGCATTCCGTAATATCAGCAGCAAGGCATCTGCCAGTATATGGGAACAGAAGAAGTACCGCGGACCGTTATTACTGGTGCGTTTGTCCAGAATCGTGCTGGCCGTCTTCCTGATCGGCTTCTTTATGGACAGGTTCTTCTCGTATTCCATCGCATTACTGGTAACAGCCGGTATTATAGCACTGGTATTCGTGCTAAGACATAAGGTACAGACATTCTACAATACGATCGAAGAACGGTTCTTTTCCAATTTCAATGCACGTGAAGCGAAAGTGGGTAATATCAATAAGTATGTACTGGCTCCCTGGGATGCTCACCTGGCCGTCGCAGAGATTCATCCCCTGTCGCCAGTGGCAGGCAAAACTTTACTCGAATTAGCTTTACGCGAAAACTTCGGAGTGAACATTGCGTTAATCAACAGAAGCGGACAGAAGATCTATGCACCGGATAAATATGAAAGACTGTTTCCTGGTGATGTTATCACGGGAATTGGTACCGATGAACAACTGGAAAAATTCAACAGTTTTCTCGAGCCATTGTCTGTAGATGCTGACTCGCAGCCGCAGGATACGGATCCGATCGCTTTGAGGCAATTCCTTATTGGCAGAAAATCACGTTTATCCAACAAGACTATACGTGAACTCGGTATACGTGAACGCACCCGTGGAATCGTACTGGGCGTGGAAAGACAGGGGAGAAGGATACTCAATCCTGAGTCAGGAATGCACCTGCTGGAAGGCGATATTGTATGGGTAGCCGGTAGCGGGAAAAAAATAAATGCATTTATAAAAGAGCAACAGGGTGCTAATTAA
- a CDS encoding MarR family winged helix-turn-helix transcriptional regulator, which produces MKIEQAINQRKFKDDYHKIVVNLLYTGNWLRDALGANLKEHGLLPQHYNALRIIKGRHPEPVSAGDIKDVMLDKASDVTRLLDKLEKLEYVQRRLCPHNRRKMDISITPQGLKLLSDLDVLMDTFYEDLADRITEDEAAVLSDLLDKVRG; this is translated from the coding sequence ATGAAGATTGAGCAAGCTATTAATCAACGCAAGTTCAAGGACGATTATCACAAGATCGTAGTGAACCTGTTGTATACGGGTAACTGGCTGCGTGACGCCCTTGGAGCGAACCTGAAAGAACACGGACTGTTACCGCAGCACTATAACGCCCTGCGGATCATCAAAGGACGCCATCCGGAGCCTGTATCAGCCGGTGACATCAAAGATGTCATGCTCGATAAAGCCAGTGATGTGACTCGTCTGCTGGATAAGCTGGAAAAACTGGAATATGTACAGCGCCGCCTATGTCCGCACAACAGGCGTAAAATGGATATCAGCATCACACCCCAGGGCCTCAAGTTGCTGTCCGACCTGGATGTACTGATGGATACCTTTTATGAGGACCTGGCAGACAGGATTACAGAAGATGAAGCTGCTGTACTCAGCGATCTGCTTGATAAAGTACGGGGATAA
- a CDS encoding SDR family NAD(P)-dependent oxidoreductase → MTYALITGASKGIGLSMAHNLASRKYNLLLIARSEQELAAAAATLSAQYQVKVAWLAIDLSRPDSSLQVAEWCKAEQYPISILINNAGYAVWGNFEDRSLEDHQQMIRVNAETPVALCHHLLPILRQQPQSYILNVSSTAAYQAVSTLTLYAASKSFMLLFSRGLRQELKDTNVAVCCLCPGPVKTNFIDRAGMQAIKETADKYGMTPDEVAAAAIKGMFRKKAEMIPGFTNVLTAFLTRIVPKGLVENIAANLYKQ, encoded by the coding sequence ATGACATATGCACTTATTACAGGGGCCAGTAAAGGTATTGGTCTGTCGATGGCTCACAATCTTGCTTCGAGGAAATACAATCTGTTGCTGATCGCACGTTCGGAGCAGGAACTGGCTGCTGCTGCCGCAACACTCAGCGCTCAATACCAGGTAAAGGTAGCCTGGCTGGCGATAGACCTTTCCCGCCCGGATAGCTCACTCCAGGTAGCGGAGTGGTGCAAGGCAGAACAGTATCCCATTTCTATCCTGATCAATAATGCCGGCTATGCCGTATGGGGTAATTTTGAGGACCGTTCACTGGAAGACCATCAGCAAATGATACGGGTCAATGCGGAAACACCAGTAGCACTGTGTCACCACCTGTTACCGATACTCCGCCAGCAGCCACAGTCCTACATTCTGAACGTATCCAGTACTGCCGCCTATCAGGCGGTATCGACACTCACGCTCTATGCAGCATCCAAATCATTCATGCTGTTGTTCTCCCGGGGTTTAAGGCAGGAACTGAAAGACACCAATGTAGCTGTTTGCTGTCTTTGTCCCGGTCCTGTAAAAACAAACTTCATTGACCGTGCGGGCATGCAGGCCATTAAAGAAACAGCTGACAAATACGGTATGACACCCGACGAGGTAGCAGCGGCGGCTATCAAAGGCATGTTCAGGAAAAAAGCAGAGATGATACCGGGTTTTACGAACGTACTGACAGCATTTCTGACCCGGATAGTACCCAAAGGCCTGGTAGAGAATATTGCCGCGAACCTTTACAAACAGTAA
- a CDS encoding phytanoyl-CoA dioxygenase family protein, whose translation MSLSYPTFTLGNTLTEEQQAFFDENGYIHFSNFLTPDEVQQIVAASEEVQQKWISGNVEKVNGVPVKYGKDLNGQPIVQRFAFINQHTTVLSDLLKDNRLLSLLQLIGPGARIGENEKDGMVLNHYVNGPESTFTQMGWHTDGLRDIFLSGKLNPMLNVGIHLSTLRPENGGLRIIPGTHRQGLFSMLFRKRYFIGHKPDKHELAITPNAGDLTVHDGRLWHRVAKSGVVGEQSRRRVIYVPIIAGKYEPKNENSPTLLYQRLAGVILK comes from the coding sequence ATGTCTCTCTCTTATCCAACCTTCACACTCGGCAACACACTTACTGAAGAACAACAGGCATTTTTTGATGAAAATGGCTATATCCATTTCTCTAACTTCCTGACCCCGGACGAAGTACAGCAAATCGTTGCTGCATCTGAAGAAGTGCAGCAAAAGTGGATTTCCGGCAATGTAGAGAAGGTAAATGGTGTTCCCGTTAAATATGGGAAAGACCTGAATGGTCAGCCAATCGTCCAACGCTTTGCTTTCATTAACCAACATACTACTGTCCTTTCAGATCTGTTGAAGGACAATCGGCTGCTGTCATTGCTGCAGCTCATAGGCCCCGGCGCCCGTATCGGTGAAAATGAAAAAGACGGGATGGTACTGAATCACTACGTGAACGGCCCTGAAAGTACATTTACACAGATGGGGTGGCATACGGATGGCCTGCGGGATATATTCCTGAGCGGAAAACTGAACCCGATGCTGAACGTGGGGATACACCTCAGTACCCTGCGCCCGGAGAATGGTGGTCTGCGGATCATTCCGGGGACCCATCGTCAGGGCTTATTCAGTATGCTGTTCAGAAAGAGGTATTTTATAGGCCACAAGCCGGATAAACATGAACTGGCCATTACTCCTAATGCCGGCGATCTTACTGTACATGATGGCCGTTTATGGCATCGCGTGGCGAAGTCTGGTGTAGTGGGAGAGCAGAGCCGCAGGCGGGTAATATATGTGCCTATCATTGCCGGTAAATATGAGCCGAAAAATGAAAATAGTCCTACCTTGCTCTATCAGCGGCTGGCAGGGGTCATTCTCAAATAA
- a CDS encoding winged helix-turn-helix transcriptional regulator — translation MSKKTPGKIWIGESCPIRQVLDRFGDKWSILIIELLSHEGKMRFSEIAHTIGDISQKMLTVTLRSLESDGLIIRQFYPEIPPRVEYELSDLGRSLVPHIQQLTNWGQEHMGKIMQNRKRFEEKQQRKP, via the coding sequence ATGAGTAAAAAAACACCGGGAAAAATCTGGATAGGTGAGAGCTGTCCGATCAGACAGGTGCTGGACAGGTTCGGCGACAAGTGGTCCATCCTTATTATAGAACTCTTGTCCCACGAGGGTAAGATGCGTTTCAGTGAGATTGCACATACGATAGGAGACATCTCACAGAAGATGCTGACAGTTACGCTGCGTTCACTGGAATCGGATGGTTTAATTATAAGACAATTTTATCCGGAGATACCTCCCAGGGTCGAATATGAACTGTCTGACCTGGGTAGAAGTCTTGTGCCGCATATACAGCAGCTAACAAACTGGGGCCAGGAACATATGGGAAAGATCATGCAAAACAGGAAGCGCTTCGAAGAGAAGCAACAGCGGAAGCCTTAA
- a CDS encoding YceI family protein, translating into MKKITIIASLLALSATTFAQTWSVDKAHARLGYSIKHMTLSDSEGNFKAYDAKITATKPDFSDAKFDISIDVASLNTENDMRDKHLKSADFFDVEKYPTITFKSTSFKKVNGNQYKLVGDLTFHGVTKQVMLNAVYNGTQENPQSKKLVAGFTITGAFKRKDFGFATEAPATMLGEDVNLRASGEFVKE; encoded by the coding sequence ATGAAAAAAATCACCATCATCGCCTCCTTACTGGCACTTTCTGCAACAACTTTCGCACAAACATGGTCCGTAGATAAAGCACACGCAAGACTGGGTTATAGCATCAAACACATGACATTGTCTGACAGTGAAGGTAACTTCAAAGCTTACGATGCCAAGATCACTGCTACCAAACCTGATTTCTCTGACGCTAAATTCGACATCAGCATCGATGTAGCGAGCCTGAACACAGAGAACGACATGCGTGACAAACACCTGAAAAGTGCAGATTTCTTTGATGTAGAAAAATACCCTACCATTACTTTCAAAAGCACTTCCTTTAAGAAAGTGAACGGTAATCAGTACAAGCTGGTTGGTGATCTGACTTTCCATGGTGTAACCAAACAGGTTATGCTGAATGCAGTATACAATGGTACTCAGGAAAACCCACAAAGCAAAAAGCTCGTTGCTGGTTTTACCATCACTGGTGCCTTCAAACGTAAAGACTTCGGTTTCGCTACAGAAGCTCCTGCTACTATGCTGGGTGAAGACGTAAACCTGAGAGCTAGCGGCGAATTCGTAAAAGAATAA
- a CDS encoding YceI family protein, producing MKRLVIFSSTLLLTAAVFAFAVLAQAWNINGKYNIAFSTNEASGIFKTFKGTIAFDEQNLAASNFGVSVDVASINTGNALMNKHAKGDEWFDAAKYPEIKYTSKKIVKAGAGYQVTGDLEIRGVKKEFTIPFTFKRTGNNATFNGTFKVNRNDFHIGKPGGDVSDMVTVTIAVPVVKA from the coding sequence ATGAAAAGATTAGTAATATTTTCATCAACACTGCTGCTCACAGCAGCAGTGTTTGCCTTCGCCGTTCTGGCACAGGCATGGAACATCAACGGCAAATACAATATTGCCTTCTCTACCAACGAAGCAAGTGGTATCTTTAAAACCTTTAAAGGAACAATTGCTTTCGACGAACAGAATCTCGCTGCATCCAACTTCGGCGTATCTGTTGACGTAGCTTCCATCAATACCGGTAACGCCCTGATGAACAAACATGCGAAAGGCGACGAGTGGTTCGATGCGGCTAAATATCCGGAGATTAAATATACCTCCAAAAAGATCGTAAAAGCAGGTGCAGGCTACCAGGTGACCGGTGATCTTGAGATCCGTGGAGTTAAGAAGGAATTTACCATTCCTTTTACCTTCAAACGCACTGGCAATAATGCTACTTTCAACGGTACTTTCAAAGTGAACCGTAATGACTTCCATATTGGCAAACCAGGTGGCGACGTTTCTGACATGGTAACCGTTACTATCGCAGTTCCTGTTGTAAAGGCCTAA
- a CDS encoding acyl-CoA dehydrogenase family protein: MAVKLSTIRQAFHLVKNIDFEQLGRLSEKIDLPKVMATVGKMNDQQLAGLMRMLQSNGSAKKKELPPVDGDFYDLSGMLSPEDRALQLKVREFMEQEVQPIVNEHWLKAEFPFELLPRLAALNICGATYDGYGGSSKSFLMEGIVTMEIARVDCSMATFFGVQSGLAMGSIYLLGSEAQKQEWLPGMQRLEKIGAFGLTEPEVGSGAAGGLTTTAKRNGDTWILNGQKKWIGNATFADVLVIWARDVDDNEVKGFLLRKDTPGFSVEKMHDKMALRIVQNGIITLKDCVVEEKDRLEHALSFKDTAKVLRMTRAGVAWLAVGCARGAYENALAYTQKRKQFGRPIGSFQLIQNHLVEMLSNLTAMQTMVYRLSELQDQGTLDDEHASIAKVFCSLRTRDIVSRAREVMGGNGILLEYNVARFVADAEAIYSYEGTKEINSLIVGRAITGFSAFV, encoded by the coding sequence ATGGCAGTTAAATTATCCACCATCAGGCAGGCCTTCCATTTAGTGAAGAACATTGATTTCGAGCAACTGGGGCGTTTATCAGAGAAGATAGATCTGCCGAAAGTAATGGCCACTGTAGGAAAAATGAATGATCAGCAGCTGGCTGGTCTGATGCGCATGCTCCAGAGTAACGGCAGCGCGAAGAAAAAAGAGTTACCGCCTGTTGACGGCGACTTTTATGACCTGAGCGGTATGCTAAGTCCGGAGGACCGTGCCCTGCAGCTGAAGGTGCGTGAGTTTATGGAACAGGAGGTCCAGCCCATCGTCAATGAACATTGGCTGAAGGCCGAATTCCCTTTTGAACTGTTACCCAGGCTGGCAGCGCTCAATATTTGCGGCGCTACCTACGACGGTTATGGAGGTAGTAGCAAATCCTTCCTGATGGAGGGGATCGTGACGATGGAAATAGCCCGTGTGGACTGTTCCATGGCCACTTTCTTCGGTGTGCAGAGCGGGTTGGCAATGGGTTCCATCTATCTGCTGGGATCAGAGGCCCAAAAACAGGAATGGTTGCCGGGTATGCAGCGGCTGGAAAAGATCGGCGCTTTCGGACTGACCGAGCCGGAAGTCGGATCGGGGGCTGCCGGCGGACTGACTACCACCGCTAAACGGAATGGTGACACCTGGATATTGAACGGACAGAAAAAATGGATAGGTAACGCCACCTTCGCTGATGTCCTGGTGATCTGGGCAAGAGACGTCGATGATAATGAAGTCAAAGGCTTTTTGCTGAGGAAAGATACGCCCGGCTTCAGTGTAGAGAAAATGCATGATAAAATGGCGCTGCGTATTGTGCAGAACGGCATTATCACCCTGAAGGACTGTGTGGTGGAAGAGAAAGACAGGCTGGAACATGCCCTTTCATTTAAAGACACGGCTAAAGTGCTGCGTATGACCCGTGCAGGTGTCGCCTGGCTGGCCGTGGGATGTGCAAGAGGAGCTTATGAGAATGCGCTGGCGTATACGCAAAAGAGAAAACAGTTCGGCAGGCCGATCGGCTCGTTCCAGCTGATACAGAACCATTTGGTGGAAATGCTGTCAAACCTGACCGCTATGCAGACAATGGTATATCGTTTATCTGAACTACAGGACCAGGGGACGCTGGACGATGAGCATGCATCTATCGCAAAGGTATTCTGTTCCCTGCGGACCCGTGATATTGTAAGCCGTGCGAGAGAGGTGATGGGAGGAAATGGTATCCTGCTGGAATACAATGTAGCACGGTTTGTAGCAGACGCGGAAGCGATCTATTCCTACGAAGGGACCAAAGAGATCAACTCACTGATCGTCGGAAGAGCGATCACCGGATTCAGTGCATTTGTTTAA
- a CDS encoding sensor histidine kinase, translating to MRLYLFSPIEKIYREEFNEHTKLQNIKVTAFIALIVAIITIAVRVASWIIPYETMLPAEQFAEYVFTNNCMIIVSVFFAALLFLIRKNPDPKHQNRYHFISIFYTLLFTGSCMALTFIAQHNPKNTMTMLLLGLLTVGVLLIFPIRNLLLVAGANIVTFMLFFDVFQVSADTRALNYVAFWMIMACFVFVSRLIYSYHANYFIKIKTIEDKNREIEKTNQLKNEILAIVAHDLRNPISGIRSVTHLMEEYPYTPEQENKYIYWIKDACETADQIIEELLLAAKKRETDHLQTDCICMNEWLRDVRDNWLQQSGFNRSITLELPTQELRANIHTGKMQRVVDNLLHNAAKFTPAEGSITLGMRRHRGGVRISIEDTGIGIPEALLPNLFDQFTSSSREGLNQEPSNGLGLHICRQLVTEHGGNIHVRSQENKGTVFNIDLPFTLL from the coding sequence ATGAGACTATACCTGTTCTCCCCCATCGAAAAAATATACCGGGAGGAGTTTAATGAACATACTAAACTGCAGAATATTAAAGTTACTGCATTTATTGCACTCATTGTTGCTATTATAACTATAGCTGTCAGAGTGGCGTCCTGGATCATCCCCTATGAGACGATGCTTCCTGCGGAACAATTTGCTGAATACGTATTTACGAATAACTGCATGATCATTGTATCTGTGTTTTTTGCCGCACTCCTGTTTCTTATCAGGAAAAATCCCGATCCAAAGCATCAAAATCGATACCATTTTATCAGCATATTCTATACACTTTTATTTACAGGCAGTTGCATGGCGCTGACTTTTATTGCGCAGCACAATCCGAAGAACACAATGACAATGCTGTTGCTTGGACTACTCACTGTGGGGGTGCTGCTAATATTCCCAATCCGTAATCTCTTACTTGTTGCCGGGGCAAATATTGTCACGTTTATGTTGTTCTTTGATGTGTTCCAGGTATCTGCGGACACGCGTGCGCTCAATTATGTAGCTTTCTGGATGATCATGGCCTGCTTCGTTTTTGTGTCACGTCTCATATATTCATACCATGCTAATTACTTCATCAAGATAAAAACTATTGAGGACAAAAACCGGGAGATTGAAAAGACCAATCAGCTCAAAAACGAGATCCTCGCCATAGTAGCACATGATCTGCGTAATCCTATTTCAGGTATCCGTTCTGTTACCCATCTGATGGAGGAATATCCCTACACGCCCGAACAGGAGAACAAATATATTTACTGGATCAAGGATGCCTGTGAAACTGCGGACCAGATCATTGAGGAACTGCTACTGGCAGCTAAGAAAAGAGAGACTGACCATCTGCAAACAGATTGTATCTGTATGAATGAATGGCTGCGGGATGTGCGGGATAACTGGCTACAGCAATCAGGCTTCAACAGAAGTATCACCCTCGAACTGCCAACACAGGAATTGCGGGCAAATATCCATACGGGCAAAATGCAAAGGGTGGTGGACAATCTGCTTCACAATGCCGCTAAATTCACGCCTGCTGAAGGCAGCATCACGCTGGGAATGAGAAGGCACAGAGGCGGGGTCCGTATATCCATAGAAGATACGGGTATAGGAATACCGGAAGCACTGCTTCCTAACCTTTTTGACCAGTTCACCAGTTCCAGTCGTGAAGGACTCAACCAGGAGCCTTCAAATGGACTGGGCCTGCATATATGCAGGCAGCTGGTGACGGAACACGGCGGGAATATCCATGTAAGATCACAGGAAAATAAGGGAACAGTGTTTAATATAGACCTGCCGTTTACGTTGTTATAG
- a CDS encoding alkaline phosphatase family protein, with amino-acid sequence MQQKGYQTTWIGNMHLGTLPRGFDYFRILPGKGKYYNPDFISSPNNTVRMNGYVTNIITDLSVSWLNVRDTSRPFMLIIGEKATRCEWPPDLPDLGAYDNNIKGGKQRLKALMEAYNNKEAM; translated from the coding sequence TTGCAGCAAAAGGGTTATCAGACTACATGGATAGGTAACATGCACCTGGGAACATTGCCCCGGGGATTTGACTACTTCCGCATTTTGCCCGGTAAGGGTAAATACTATAATCCGGACTTCATCTCGTCACCCAATAATACTGTGCGGATGAACGGATATGTCACGAATATCATCACTGATCTGTCTGTATCCTGGCTGAATGTCCGGGATACAAGCCGCCCTTTTATGCTCATTATAGGCGAAAAGGCAACCCGCTGCGAGTGGCCGCCCGACCTACCTGATCTCGGTGCATATGACAATAATATAAAAGGGGGGAAGCAGCGGTTAAAAGCGCTGATGGAAGCATACAATAACAAGGAGGCGATGTGA
- a CDS encoding zinc-binding alcohol dehydrogenase family protein → MKILTCTTPGQFEYGEADMPVLTDNHAIIRIKRIGICGTDLHAFEGTQPYFSYPRILGHELAGELVSFDTAPGFEVGEAVTFIPYFNCGTCIACRTGKPNCCTQIKVCGVHINGGMSEYLLVPSAALVHGDGLSMDALALVEPLAIGAHGVRRAGVTPGEFVLVLGAGPIGLGIMEFARIAGAQVIALDINEARLNFCKDKLNVPYTINARQEDVMERLREITGNDMPTVVIDATGSQQAINNGFNYMSHGARYVLVGLQKGELIVSHPEFHKREGTLMSSRNATREDFEHVIRCMKNGQVDPTTYITHRVKFEEVKTEFEGWLNPANGVIKAIVELS, encoded by the coding sequence ATGAAAATACTCACGTGTACCACTCCCGGGCAATTTGAATACGGTGAAGCGGATATGCCTGTGCTCACAGATAATCACGCCATCATCCGGATCAAAAGGATCGGCATCTGTGGTACTGACCTGCATGCTTTTGAAGGGACACAACCCTATTTCTCCTATCCCCGTATACTGGGCCATGAACTGGCCGGAGAGCTGGTTTCATTTGACACTGCTCCCGGATTTGAAGTGGGAGAAGCGGTAACATTTATTCCTTACTTTAATTGTGGTACCTGTATAGCGTGTCGCACCGGAAAACCCAACTGTTGCACCCAGATCAAAGTGTGTGGTGTACATATCAACGGGGGAATGTCAGAATACCTGCTGGTGCCTTCTGCGGCACTGGTACATGGTGACGGCCTCAGTATGGATGCCCTGGCGTTGGTAGAGCCACTTGCCATTGGTGCACATGGGGTACGCCGGGCAGGAGTGACGCCGGGCGAATTTGTACTGGTACTCGGCGCGGGTCCTATCGGACTGGGTATTATGGAGTTTGCGCGTATCGCCGGCGCGCAGGTGATAGCATTGGACATCAATGAAGCCCGCCTTAATTTCTGTAAGGATAAATTAAATGTACCTTATACAATTAATGCCAGACAGGAAGATGTTATGGAAAGGCTGCGGGAGATCACCGGTAATGATATGCCAACTGTGGTGATTGACGCAACCGGCAGTCAGCAGGCGATCAATAATGGCTTTAACTATATGTCGCATGGCGCGAGATATGTGCTGGTGGGTTTACAGAAGGGCGAACTGATAGTAAGCCATCCGGAGTTTCACAAAAGAGAAGGTACCCTGATGAGTAGCCGTAACGCTACCCGTGAGGATTTTGAACATGTGATCAGGTGCATGAAAAACGGACAGGTAGATCCTACTACTTATATCACCCACCGGGTGAAATTTGAAGAGGTGAAAACTGAATTTGAGGGTTGGTTAAATCCGGCAAACGGAGTGATCAAGGCAATCGTTGAACTTAGTTAA